DNA sequence from the Amycolatopsis sp. Hca4 genome:
TAGAGGTGGTTGTCGGTGACCTGGACGTCCCGGACGACGTCGGCGTCGGTGTCGGTGACCGGTTTGTCGACGCCGCCGATCTGCACGCCGTTGCCGGAGATGTCGGTGAAGACGTCGCCGCGCACCCGGGATTCCTTGGTCCCGTCGATCAGGTCCAGCCCGGCGCCGCCGAGGTGGGCGAAGACGCTGTCGGCGAATTCGATGCCGCGGCCGTGCGAGACGGAGACATTGGCCGGCTCCCGCGTCCACGACGCGTACGGGCAGGTGCCGCCGGGGACGAACTGGCAGAGCCCTTGCACGGCCCAGCCGTCGGCGCCGGTGATCGTGTAGCCCGCCTGGATTTCCGAGAACCCTTCGGGCGACGACGGCGTCAGCCAGGTCGCGTAGGAGTAGCGCAGGCCGCGGAAGGCGACGTCGTGGATCGGCGCGGCGGCCGTGCCCTTCGCGTCGAGGAGCTTCTCCAGCACCGGCACTTCGACGTCCGCGCGACGCAGGTCCTGCCCGGGCCTCGGCAGGTAGTAGACGACGTGGGCGGAGCGGTCGAGGTACCACTCGCCCGGGGTGTCGAGCAGCTCGAAGGCGTTCTCGGCGTAGGTGGGGTGGCGTCCGTTGGTGAGGTCGGCCGGCCCGACCATGTTGACGCTGCGGCCGGGGATGTCGGGGAACAGCACGCGTTTCGTCGAGTTGTCCCAGCACGGGTTCGCCATGGTGATCGTCGTGCCCTCGGCGGCGGCGAGCGGGCAGCGCGGTTCGGTCCACTGGCCGAGGCCGTCGCGCTGGACGTTCCACAGCGCCTCGCCCGAGACGTACACGAACTCGATGTCCTTCGGGTTGCGCCAGTGCGCGAGCGTGTCGGAGTCGGCGGTGTAGCCGGTCGCGGTGGCCTTGACGGTCACCGGCAGCGGACCGCGGGCGCGTTGCTCGCGGACGCCGTCGACGTAGAGCTGCCGGGTATTGTCCAGCCCGGCGGGCGCGGGCGCGGCGAACAGGCCCGGACGGCCGGCCACCGGCCGCCAGCCGGTGACGCGCACGCCGCCGTTCAGCTCGGTGTCACCGCTGCCCTGCCAGATGACGCGGTGGCCGTTGCCGCCGGAATCCCGCGCGTCGAGCCGCAGCGGGGCGGCCAGCCGGAAGACGCCGGGCGCGAGGTGGACGGTGAGGTCCCGGGTGAGGTGCGATGCGCGTTGCCGCACGAGGTCGCGGGCGCGGTCGAGGGTCCGGACGGGATGGGCGGCCGCGCCGGAGGCCCGGTCGGAGCCGCCGGGCGAGACGTAGACGTCCTGGTCGGAGGTGGCCGCGGCCACCGGCCCGGATGTGGCGAGCAGGGCGCCCGCGCCGAGGAGAACGGTCACCACGGTGCGGCGCCGCGTCGAGCCCCACTTGGTCAGCATGGGCCAAAGATAGGATCTCTTGTCGCAGGATGTCGATAAAGTCCCGCTCAGCGGGGCTAGATCTCACCTAGTCATCGGATGCCTGTGGGGCATTCAGTCGCGGCTGGGCCCGAAGCGTTCCGTGCGGATGCGGTGCGGGTCGTGGCCGAGGGCGACCAGGATGTCGGCCACCGTCTCCACGAAGCCCGTCGGGCCGCAGACGAAACAGGACGCGCCGAACTCCGCCGGCCAGCCCGCCGTGTTGATCGTCGCCACGTCGATGCGGCGCGGAAGGCCCGGGCGACCTTCCGGCAGCTCGCGCGTGTAGACGTAGGTGACGTCGAGGCCCGCCACCGGCGTGCGCAGCTCGTCCGCGTAGTACAGCTCGGCCGGGGTGCGCAGGGAGTAGATCAGCTTGAACGGCGTGCGGACGCCCGCCGCCCGGCGGGCGCGGACCATCGCCATCAGGGGGACGATGCCCGAGCCGCCCGCGACCAGCAGGACCGGGGCCGGGTCCGTGGGCCGCCAGGCGAACCAGCCGCCGATCGGGCCGCGGATCTCGACCGGGTCGCCGATCGCGTACGGCCCGGTAAGGTGCTCGGACACCTCGCCGTCGGCGACGCGCTGCACCGTCAGCTCGATCCGGTCGCCGTCCGCGGGCGCCGCGAGAGAGTAGCTGCGCTGCGCCCGGTAGCCGTCGGCGGCGGTGAGCCGGACGTCGACGTGCTGGCCGGCCAGGTGCCCGGGCCAGCCAGGAAGGTCGAAGACGAGCGTGCGCGCCGTCGGCGTCTCGTCGCGGAATTCGGCCAGGCGGGCGACCCGCCAGGCTAGTCGCCCTGATACCGCTGTTCGCGCCATGGATCCCCGTAGTCGTGGTAGCCGGCGTTCTCCCAGAAGCCCGGCTCATCCCGGGTCTTCAGCTCCAGCCCGCGCACCCACTTCGCGGACTTCCAGAAGTACAGGTGCGGCACGAGCAGCCGCGCCGGGCCGCCGTGCTCGGGGGTCAGCGGCTTCCCGCCGTACTCGTAGGCGACCCACGCCTGGCCGTCGAGCAGGTCGGCGAGCGGCAGGTTCGTCGTGTACCCGCCGTAGGCGTGCACCATGACGTAGTCGGCCTCGGTGGCGAGCCCGCCGACCAGCGTGTCGACCGAGACGCCGCGCCAGCGGGTGTCCAGTTTGGACCACTGGGTGACGCAGTGGATGTCCACTGTGGGCTTCTCGCTGGGCAGGGCCATCAGCTCGGCCCAGCTCCAGGTGTGCTTCTCGCCCGTCTCGGTGGTGACGGTGAACTCCCACGTCTCGGTGCGCACGCGCGGGGTCGGGCCCGCCGACAGCACCGGGAAGTCCTCAGCCAGGTACTGCCCGGGTGGCAGCCGCGGGTTGCCGCTGCGCGCCCGGCCCTG
Encoded proteins:
- a CDS encoding fibronectin type III domain-containing protein: MLTKWGSTRRRTVVTVLLGAGALLATSGPVAAATSDQDVYVSPGGSDRASGAAAHPVRTLDRARDLVRQRASHLTRDLTVHLAPGVFRLAAPLRLDARDSGGNGHRVIWQGSGDTELNGGVRVTGWRPVAGRPGLFAAPAPAGLDNTRQLYVDGVREQRARGPLPVTVKATATGYTADSDTLAHWRNPKDIEFVYVSGEALWNVQRDGLGQWTEPRCPLAAAEGTTITMANPCWDNSTKRVLFPDIPGRSVNMVGPADLTNGRHPTYAENAFELLDTPGEWYLDRSAHVVYYLPRPGQDLRRADVEVPVLEKLLDAKGTAAAPIHDVAFRGLRYSYATWLTPSSPEGFSEIQAGYTITGADGWAVQGLCQFVPGGTCPYASWTREPANVSVSHGRGIEFADSVFAHLGGAGLDLIDGTKESRVRGDVFTDISGNGVQIGGVDKPVTDTDADVVRDVQVTDNHLYGLPREFHGGVPIVNGYTVRNTIAHNQIDHVGYSAISVGWGGWPDKIKRPATPNLSHDNVIADNLIFDYMQMLDDGGGVYTQSITGSSLDDGEKVTGNVIHGQWGLGKGVYTDNGNTYETIRGNVLYDMAYFNVGTVHVDYRDDLGNNDPTLTEGNYWQQGDRDKTDKGAITRGNHLLPNPAAAPKEIVANAGLEPPYRALLTRRIGGQAPAEAPSRVGTFAVAGKLYATWNPTFAFNNAPVTQYVLMASGGGKTHTTTISAADFAKRAYAEVPGLTDGTPYTVTVAARNAYGTSEPSLPAAPVTPGPKTAVLPGIPTSARALPSTTAAAIRWNPPPAAGDTPVLAYVITVSDGRTIRVEGRDALVTQPTVKGMTRVVDNLKPATDYTFTVAAITATGTGPAATFTATTAAA
- a CDS encoding ferredoxin reductase — its product is MARTAVSGRLAWRVARLAEFRDETPTARTLVFDLPGWPGHLAGQHVDVRLTAADGYRAQRSYSLAAPADGDRIELTVQRVADGEVSEHLTGPYAIGDPVEIRGPIGGWFAWRPTDPAPVLLVAGGSGIVPLMAMVRARRAAGVRTPFKLIYSLRTPAELYYADELRTPVAGLDVTYVYTRELPEGRPGLPRRIDVATINTAGWPAEFGASCFVCGPTGFVETVADILVALGHDPHRIRTERFGPSRD
- a CDS encoding sulfite oxidase-like oxidoreductase, encoding MGVVTPGFQGRARSGNPRLPPGQYLAEDFPVLSAGPTPRVRTETWEFTVTTETGEKHTWSWAELMALPSEKPTVDIHCVTQWSKLDTRWRGVSVDTLVGGLATEADYVMVHAYGGYTTNLPLADLLDGQAWVAYEYGGKPLTPEHGGPARLLVPHLYFWKSAKWVRGLELKTRDEPGFWENAGYHDYGDPWREQRYQGD